One genomic window of Salirhabdus salicampi includes the following:
- a CDS encoding YhaN family protein — MRLDYLHLHAFGHFENYPLTFEQQKQFHLIYGPNEAGKSTMLRSIWNLLYGIPDKTTDSFHHDNKKLRIEGKLSRLNGESLHFIRRKGRKNTVLDVEENPIAEELVKQFLNGTAHSHFLNMFALDHVRLREGGDNLLKSGGNAGEGLFSAASGLSTLRTVMEQIEEQSRDLYKKGGSKPKINQLIKEEKEINRKLAESALAVQKWKELDRSYQEGKRELDDVRQQYEMLNRKKEKLQRIRYTLPKIAKRDNLLHSIQQYGSLPNLPEDGKRNREKVEQKLAQVTSEKAQAEKQRKLLIEKKANIQIPETLLQQEHVIQDLYREINIYQDNVKKSPLIEQSIAQMKQKVLSLLKEIDHSTPSLDRLEHNRLTTGMKRTLKELIDEKPLLDQQLNTIEKEEERVRLAKQRIDTDLKKLGSTPDTLRHLGDEIAEVRSDGKLEAQLQALEQEIKTLEWDIHNLIKQLPLWDGTIEELNQLPVPNLVETIKQHKEQYVELQQQIQLTKDKITEEQERIEKSEKDIQELEFLANIPTEEELRKARKRRSEGWKLIKLKLQYPDQLNAEQVNAYSGNEPLDFVYEQSVTTADDVADQMRLEAEKIGQKSKLRADIHNGKKRLQKQEETLAQLQKSMKAWERNWEQLWSGTNISPLSPVEMEEWIGKFHHIKQKIEVYYKHVRDQQQLQSRIEARKVQLAKYIENLESLPTTLKLADVIQLAEKWERWYQQHVTTKRQLMEEQQKIEEKEETLTVERNYIETEIQNWRQKWEKALLQMQLPQDMSTKAVESIVELYEESLQLYQEMIEKEHELQRIRKQIVMFEEKVAQLREMIPDLDGEPDVVVHELYGKVQRAKEDSVRYSHIVEQLESIERKIEEANESIDKCNQYLRHLLNQGNCDSIEELKQIEEKVETVHKYRREIEQLETDLLEQGGGRSIEELMAEAREENWDNIELELEETTRAISELDRKRSTLEQHFGAVKKEYNEKIKGSSLASVQASEERENVLAELQEQTEQYIQLKLASMMLQKGIEYYRNENQNPILKRASDLFARLTLQSFAGLTVDYDDKDEPVLIGLRVDGEKVSIDGMSDGTTDQLYLALRIASIERYATTNEPIPFIVDDILIHFDEQRSKETLQILMELAERTQIIFFTHHFHIVELMNSLFRDSQFQYHEIKHEKVDVVKS, encoded by the coding sequence ATGAGACTTGATTATTTACATTTGCATGCCTTTGGCCACTTTGAAAATTACCCGTTAACCTTTGAACAACAAAAACAGTTCCACCTCATATATGGTCCGAATGAAGCAGGAAAAAGTACAATGTTACGTTCTATATGGAATTTGTTATATGGTATTCCAGACAAAACAACGGACTCCTTTCACCATGACAATAAAAAGCTAAGAATTGAAGGAAAACTCTCACGTTTAAACGGCGAGTCACTTCATTTTATTCGTCGTAAAGGACGGAAAAATACGGTATTAGATGTCGAAGAAAATCCTATTGCTGAGGAGCTCGTAAAGCAGTTTTTAAATGGAACAGCCCATTCTCACTTTTTAAATATGTTTGCCCTCGATCACGTTCGCTTACGAGAAGGTGGAGATAATTTATTAAAAAGTGGTGGAAATGCAGGTGAAGGCCTGTTTTCAGCCGCTTCAGGCTTGAGCACTCTTCGTACGGTAATGGAGCAAATTGAGGAACAAAGCCGTGATTTGTACAAAAAGGGAGGTTCTAAGCCGAAAATTAATCAACTAATTAAAGAAGAGAAAGAGATTAATCGAAAACTTGCAGAATCGGCTCTTGCGGTACAAAAATGGAAAGAGCTTGATCGGTCCTATCAAGAAGGAAAACGTGAACTTGATGATGTTCGTCAGCAATATGAAATGTTAAATCGGAAGAAAGAGAAGCTACAAAGAATCCGATATACATTACCGAAAATTGCGAAGCGTGATAATTTACTGCATAGTATTCAGCAATATGGTAGTTTGCCGAATCTACCGGAAGATGGGAAAAGAAATCGAGAAAAGGTAGAACAGAAACTAGCCCAAGTAACAAGTGAAAAAGCGCAAGCAGAAAAGCAACGTAAACTATTAATAGAGAAGAAAGCAAATATTCAAATACCGGAAACATTGCTACAACAGGAACATGTTATTCAAGATTTATATCGAGAAATTAATATTTATCAGGACAATGTGAAAAAATCTCCTCTTATTGAGCAGTCGATTGCACAAATGAAACAAAAAGTATTGTCGTTGTTAAAGGAAATTGACCATTCGACACCTAGTTTGGACCGGTTAGAACACAACCGTTTAACAACGGGAATGAAGCGGACGTTGAAAGAACTCATTGATGAAAAGCCATTACTTGATCAACAACTGAATACAATTGAGAAGGAAGAAGAGAGAGTTCGACTTGCCAAACAACGAATCGATACGGATTTGAAAAAGCTAGGATCAACTCCTGATACGTTACGTCATTTAGGGGATGAGATTGCAGAAGTAAGGTCGGACGGAAAGCTGGAAGCGCAACTACAAGCGCTGGAACAAGAAATAAAAACGTTAGAGTGGGACATTCACAACCTTATCAAACAACTCCCTCTATGGGACGGTACCATTGAAGAACTAAATCAATTACCCGTTCCCAATTTAGTTGAAACGATAAAACAGCATAAAGAACAATACGTTGAACTTCAGCAACAAATTCAGCTGACTAAAGATAAAATAACGGAAGAACAAGAACGTATTGAAAAAAGCGAAAAGGATATTCAAGAATTAGAGTTTCTGGCAAACATACCGACAGAAGAAGAATTACGGAAAGCACGGAAGCGCCGGAGTGAAGGATGGAAGCTCATTAAATTAAAACTACAATATCCAGACCAATTGAATGCGGAACAAGTAAACGCTTATAGCGGTAATGAACCACTCGACTTTGTTTATGAGCAAAGTGTAACCACAGCGGATGATGTAGCAGATCAAATGCGGTTAGAAGCAGAGAAAATCGGTCAAAAGTCCAAGTTGCGAGCAGACATTCATAACGGGAAGAAACGTTTACAGAAACAAGAAGAGACACTTGCTCAATTACAAAAAAGTATGAAAGCATGGGAACGGAACTGGGAACAGCTATGGAGTGGGACAAATATTTCTCCACTTAGCCCGGTTGAAATGGAAGAATGGATCGGCAAGTTTCATCATATTAAGCAAAAGATTGAAGTCTATTATAAACATGTACGTGATCAGCAACAGCTTCAGTCTCGTATTGAGGCGCGTAAAGTTCAATTAGCCAAATATATTGAAAATTTGGAGTCGTTACCTACCACATTAAAGTTAGCTGATGTAATACAATTAGCCGAAAAATGGGAGCGTTGGTATCAACAACATGTGACGACTAAAAGACAATTGATGGAAGAACAACAGAAGATTGAGGAAAAGGAAGAAACCCTTACTGTTGAACGGAACTACATTGAAACGGAAATCCAAAATTGGAGACAAAAGTGGGAAAAAGCACTACTCCAAATGCAACTCCCCCAAGATATGTCGACAAAAGCTGTCGAGTCTATTGTTGAACTTTATGAGGAAAGCTTACAGCTCTATCAAGAGATGATTGAGAAAGAACATGAATTGCAACGGATTCGAAAACAGATCGTGATGTTTGAAGAAAAGGTTGCTCAACTGAGGGAAATGATTCCGGACTTAGATGGTGAACCTGACGTAGTAGTCCATGAGTTATATGGCAAAGTTCAAAGGGCAAAAGAGGATTCGGTCCGCTATTCTCATATTGTGGAACAACTTGAAAGTATAGAGCGAAAAATAGAAGAGGCAAATGAAAGTATTGATAAATGTAATCAATATTTACGCCACCTCTTAAATCAAGGGAATTGTGACAGTATCGAAGAATTAAAACAAATAGAGGAAAAGGTAGAGACGGTTCATAAATATCGAAGAGAAATCGAACAACTTGAAACGGACCTTCTTGAGCAAGGTGGAGGTAGATCAATTGAGGAGCTCATGGCTGAAGCCCGGGAAGAAAATTGGGATAACATTGAGCTGGAGTTAGAAGAGACAACACGTGCTATCTCGGAACTTGATCGGAAACGATCTACCCTGGAGCAACATTTTGGAGCTGTAAAAAAAGAGTATAATGAAAAAATCAAAGGAAGCTCCTTAGCTTCTGTTCAAGCAAGTGAAGAGAGAGAGAATGTATTGGCTGAATTACAAGAACAAACGGAACAATATATTCAATTAAAACTTGCCTCTATGATGTTACAAAAAGGCATTGAATACTATCGAAATGAGAATCAGAACCCAATCCTAAAACGGGCTAGTGATTTATTTGCTCGATTAACCTTACAATCTTTTGCGGGATTAACTGTTGATTATGATGATAAGGATGAGCCGGTTTTAATCGGGTTACGAGTGGACGGGGAAAAGGTTTCTATAGATGGTATGAGTGACGGGACGACGGATCAATTGTATTTAGCACTCCGAATTGCTAGTATAGAGAGGTATGCAACAACCAACGAACCAATCCCGTTTATCGTAGATGATATATTAATTCACTTTGATGAACAACGTTCCAAAGAAACATTACAAATATTAATGGAATTAGCTGAACGTACACAAATTATCTTTTTTACACATCATTTTCATATAGTAGAGCTAATGAACAGTTTATTTCGAGATTCTCAGTTTCAATACCACGAAATTAAGCATGAAAAAGTTGATGTAGTAAAGTCGTAG
- a CDS encoding VanZ family protein: MKKWSIWALPFLWMGVIFYSSAQPYEKQDVKPFMSDFVDLSFLIPYVHHIEFTYKQDPISVDALGIYGFVEFFIRKGAHVTVFFVLCMLFYMAMKRTIVVKPLYISLFALLATVSYAIFDEIHQGWTPNRTPYIGDVFLDTAGGLLAIIFILFCQRKKRKR, from the coding sequence ATGAAAAAATGGAGCATATGGGCACTCCCTTTCTTATGGATGGGCGTCATCTTTTACTCGTCAGCCCAACCTTATGAAAAGCAAGATGTGAAGCCGTTTATGAGTGATTTTGTGGATTTATCGTTCCTCATTCCTTATGTACATCATATTGAATTTACTTATAAACAAGATCCGATAAGTGTAGATGCACTAGGGATTTATGGATTTGTTGAATTTTTTATTCGCAAAGGGGCTCATGTTACCGTATTTTTTGTTTTATGTATGTTATTTTACATGGCGATGAAAAGAACGATCGTAGTGAAACCACTATATATTTCATTATTTGCACTATTAGCAACAGTTTCCTATGCAATCTTCGATGAAATTCACCAAGGATGGACACCAAATCGAACACCATATATAGGCGATGTTTTCTTAGATACAGCAGGTGGACTTCTTGCCATTATCTTTATCCTGTTCTGTCAACGAAAGAAAAGAAAACGGTAA
- a CDS encoding YigZ family protein yields the protein MLNQYYTVKQEGSNEIVIQKSRFIGYIKRTETEEEAQQFISSIKKKHRDATHNCSAYMIGEHNQIQKANDDGEPTGTAGVPMLEVLKKKELKDTTVVVTRYFGGIKLGAGGLIRAYSKATSEAINEIGVVSRELMKKMKVTADYTLLGKLENELRQSKYMLKSIDYTDKVHLLVYVNVEEADKFNSWIINVSNNQIDIYDEGATFVEIDV from the coding sequence ATGTTAAATCAATACTATACTGTAAAACAAGAAGGTTCAAATGAAATCGTGATTCAAAAATCCCGCTTTATCGGTTATATAAAGCGTACCGAAACAGAAGAAGAGGCACAACAGTTTATATCTTCCATTAAAAAGAAACATCGTGATGCCACTCACAACTGTTCAGCTTATATGATCGGCGAACATAACCAAATCCAAAAAGCGAATGATGACGGCGAACCTACAGGTACAGCCGGTGTGCCCATGCTAGAGGTTCTAAAGAAAAAAGAGCTGAAAGATACGACAGTAGTCGTCACAAGATATTTTGGCGGAATTAAACTAGGGGCAGGTGGTTTAATTCGGGCATATTCAAAAGCTACGTCAGAGGCGATTAACGAAATCGGAGTCGTCAGTCGGGAATTAATGAAAAAAATGAAGGTCACCGCAGATTACACGTTACTTGGCAAGCTCGAGAATGAACTACGCCAATCAAAATATATGTTAAAAAGTATTGACTACACAGATAAAGTTCACCTACTCGTATACGTGAATGTTGAAGAGGCAGATAAATTCAATAGTTGGATTATCAACGTCTCAAACAATCAAATCGACATTTACGACGAAGGAGCGACGTTTGTAGAAATTGACGTCTAA
- a CDS encoding sensor histidine kinase, translating into MDQENDKRALNHIITDMTSVVTNSKDEIFNIGEQSRQELEQLKQELEVVKKDIIDIFEEGDSLEKKVKQYRLRLAEVSQNFDQYTEEQVRQVYQDTHEFQSKLFIMREKEDQLRRRRSELEHRISSISQSLNRSDNLLSKISVILNYLTDDFKDVYETLQSAKEKQAFGLKIIDAQEEERRRLSREIHDGPAQMLANVMLRSDLVERTFDKRGVDEAKNEIRHMKDMVKSALYEVRRIIYDLRPMALDDLGLIPTLKKYLATVEEHYEDTEIRFLSEGFDKRLPTQYETAFFRLVQEAVQNAVKHANASIIEVYMKKGNSQIQIEVKDNGVGFELDNIAQSSFGILGMKERVEMLNGKIDIQTRTNTGTKVIIKVPLTKQ; encoded by the coding sequence ATGGATCAAGAAAATGATAAGCGAGCTTTGAATCATATCATAACAGATATGACATCTGTCGTAACAAATAGTAAGGATGAAATCTTTAATATTGGTGAACAATCTCGTCAAGAGCTTGAGCAATTAAAGCAAGAATTAGAAGTTGTGAAAAAAGATATTATTGATATATTCGAAGAAGGGGACAGCCTTGAAAAAAAGGTAAAGCAGTACCGTCTTCGCCTAGCTGAAGTGAGTCAAAATTTTGATCAATATACAGAAGAACAAGTACGTCAAGTATATCAAGATACACATGAGTTTCAATCAAAATTGTTTATTATGCGGGAAAAAGAAGACCAGCTCCGCCGCAGAAGATCAGAGCTCGAACATCGTATTTCGTCTATTTCCCAGTCATTAAATCGCTCTGATAACTTATTAAGCAAAATTTCTGTCATATTGAATTATCTAACAGATGATTTTAAAGATGTATATGAAACGTTACAGTCCGCAAAGGAAAAACAGGCATTCGGTCTGAAAATCATTGATGCCCAGGAAGAGGAACGACGCCGTTTATCCCGGGAGATTCATGACGGTCCTGCGCAAATGTTAGCAAATGTCATGTTACGTTCAGACTTAGTTGAACGTACATTCGATAAACGAGGAGTCGATGAGGCAAAGAATGAAATTCGTCATATGAAAGATATGGTGAAATCGGCTCTATATGAAGTTCGTAGAATTATCTATGATTTACGTCCCATGGCTTTAGATGATTTAGGGTTAATCCCGACGTTAAAGAAATATTTAGCTACGGTGGAGGAGCATTATGAAGATACCGAGATTCGTTTTCTGTCTGAAGGTTTCGACAAACGTTTACCAACTCAGTATGAGACGGCTTTTTTCCGTTTAGTTCAAGAGGCAGTACAAAACGCAGTGAAACATGCGAACGCTTCTATCATTGAAGTATATATGAAAAAGGGGAATAGCCAAATTCAAATTGAGGTAAAAGATAACGGTGTCGGCTTTGAATTAGATAATATTGCACAATCTTCATTTGGTATTCTCGGTATGAAAGAAAGAGTAGAGATGCTAAATGGGAAAATAGACATACAAACTAGAACGAACACAGGGACAAAAGTCATTATAAAAGTACCATTAACGAAACAATAA
- a CDS encoding response regulator transcription factor, which translates to MGTNIVLIDDHKLFREGIKRILDFEESFTVVAEGDDGSQVNDIVEEHEPDVVLMDINMPHINGVEATSNLIHKFPHIKVIILSIHDDESYVTHALKSGAQGYLLKEMDTKELIEAIKVVHNGGSYLHPKVTHNLVKEYRRLAAEGGGNGSMEKVEYRKPLHLLTRRECEVLQLLANGKSNRGVAETLFISEKTVKNHVSNILQKMKVNDRTQAVVEAIKKGWVEVL; encoded by the coding sequence ATGGGGACAAATATCGTTTTAATAGACGATCACAAGTTATTTCGAGAGGGAATTAAAAGAATACTAGATTTTGAAGAGAGCTTTACTGTAGTGGCGGAAGGTGACGATGGCAGCCAAGTGAATGACATTGTGGAAGAACATGAACCTGATGTTGTTTTGATGGACATTAACATGCCACATATTAACGGTGTTGAGGCAACGAGTAATTTAATTCATAAGTTTCCGCATATAAAAGTAATTATTTTGTCGATTCATGATGATGAATCCTATGTTACCCATGCATTAAAGTCGGGCGCCCAAGGGTACTTACTAAAAGAAATGGATACGAAGGAATTAATCGAAGCGATAAAAGTAGTACACAATGGCGGTTCATACCTACATCCAAAGGTTACACATAACTTAGTAAAGGAATATCGTCGACTTGCTGCTGAAGGTGGCGGTAACGGTTCCATGGAAAAAGTCGAGTATCGGAAACCACTTCACCTACTGACGAGACGTGAATGTGAAGTGTTGCAACTTCTTGCCAATGGAAAAAGTAATCGAGGTGTAGCAGAAACATTATTTATTAGTGAAAAAACCGTAAAAAACCATGTATCGAATATTCTTCAAAAAATGAAAGTAAACGACCGCACTCAAGCAGTTGTAGAAGCAATCAAAAAAGGATGGGTTGAAGTACTCTAA
- a CDS encoding DEAD/DEAH box helicase: MNEIVRNIAIQRYARVLQGKQLLRSELPFSSSVIAWLLQDGYLKKVPSIEARLFHYRCNRCGNRETKLFAEIPRKGQREMYCRKCIQMGRASTFEPLYVWIGPTVQFPKVRKASRWNGTLTYFQHKASKKINSAMEDKEKLLVWAVCGAGKTEMLFSGLEQCFFRGERVCLVSPRADVIKELVPRFRQSFPNVTIASLYGGTNDKDEGHQFILATTHQLLRYKEAFDVLVIDEVDAFPYHHDPMLPFAVARARRPRCSFIYLTATPRFLLKWQAKLRILPAVFVPQRYHGQPLPVPRFLPCFHLRKDIKKGEVPNELKVWIQEKEREQRAFLIFAPTIDDAEFLSNKLSIPYVHAEDSNREQKVNQFRESKMLGLITTTILERGVTFPSIDVFVFDAGHNVFDAAALVQIAGRVGRSQDDPAGDVVYFHDGVSRSMIQAIKLIEKMNRMARRTR; the protein is encoded by the coding sequence ATGAATGAAATAGTCCGAAACATTGCAATACAACGTTATGCTCGAGTATTACAAGGAAAGCAATTACTAAGATCGGAACTTCCCTTCTCATCTTCCGTTATAGCTTGGTTGCTGCAAGATGGTTATTTGAAAAAAGTACCGAGCATTGAAGCACGATTATTTCACTATCGTTGCAATCGATGTGGTAATAGGGAAACAAAACTTTTTGCTGAAATTCCCAGGAAAGGCCAAAGGGAAATGTATTGCCGTAAATGTATTCAAATGGGGAGGGCAAGTACATTTGAACCCCTATATGTTTGGATTGGTCCTACAGTTCAATTTCCTAAAGTAAGGAAGGCGTCACGATGGAATGGAACCTTGACGTATTTTCAACATAAAGCATCCAAAAAAATTAACAGTGCTATGGAGGATAAAGAGAAACTACTTGTATGGGCAGTTTGTGGTGCGGGCAAAACTGAAATGTTGTTTTCCGGTCTCGAACAATGCTTTTTCCGTGGGGAAAGAGTATGCTTAGTCTCCCCGAGAGCGGATGTCATTAAGGAATTAGTTCCCCGTTTTCGTCAATCCTTTCCGAATGTAACAATCGCCTCGCTTTATGGTGGAACGAACGATAAAGACGAAGGGCATCAATTTATTTTAGCTACAACTCATCAGTTATTACGGTATAAAGAAGCCTTTGATGTTCTTGTGATAGATGAAGTAGACGCCTTCCCGTATCATCATGATCCCATGCTACCTTTTGCCGTCGCCCGTGCTCGACGTCCCCGGTGTAGCTTTATCTACCTGACAGCAACACCTCGTTTTCTACTTAAGTGGCAAGCGAAATTGCGTATATTGCCTGCTGTCTTTGTCCCTCAACGATACCACGGCCAACCACTCCCAGTTCCCCGTTTTTTACCGTGTTTCCATCTTCGTAAAGATATAAAAAAAGGGGAAGTCCCAAACGAACTAAAAGTATGGATTCAAGAAAAAGAAAGGGAACAACGAGCATTTTTAATTTTTGCTCCAACTATCGATGATGCAGAATTTCTTTCCAACAAACTTTCCATTCCGTATGTTCATGCAGAGGATTCGAATCGTGAACAAAAGGTAAATCAATTTCGTGAAAGTAAGATGCTCGGTTTAATTACGACAACGATATTAGAACGAGGGGTTACCTTTCCTTCGATTGATGTTTTCGTGTTTGATGCCGGACACAACGTGTTTGACGCTGCAGCACTAGTTCAAATCGCAGGTAGAGTTGGGCGAAGTCAAGACGATCCGGCTGGAGATGTCGTATATTTTCATGATGGAGTCAGCAGAAGCATGATTCAGGCAATAAAATTGATTGAAAAGATGAACAGAATGGCAAGGAGGACCCGATGA
- a CDS encoding ComF family protein produces the protein MRCLWCFDEVIPSVTWTTFIHIFEEQYPLCNRCKNQLERIDGIVCHYCYRPQSKRGLCSDCERWKRNRVYHNVLKRNISLFTYNDFMKEVMARWKYRGDYALVYMFDPYVKNVFQEELRQFNGVLVPIPLSEERYDERGFNQAEAICRLVNKPVQHLLRRGNNEKQAKKGRRERLNASNPFQLTKATNYRSVLLVDDIYTTGVTLHKAARVLRDGGVKEIISLTIVRS, from the coding sequence ATGAGATGCTTATGGTGTTTTGATGAGGTGATCCCTTCTGTAACGTGGACCACCTTTATACATATCTTTGAAGAGCAATATCCCCTTTGTAACCGATGCAAAAATCAATTGGAACGTATTGATGGTATTGTTTGTCATTATTGTTACCGACCTCAGTCAAAGCGTGGATTATGCTCTGATTGTGAACGATGGAAAAGGAATCGTGTATATCATAATGTCCTTAAACGAAATATATCACTATTTACTTATAACGACTTTATGAAGGAAGTCATGGCAAGGTGGAAATATCGAGGGGATTACGCTCTGGTATATATGTTCGATCCTTACGTGAAAAACGTGTTTCAAGAGGAACTACGTCAATTTAATGGTGTACTCGTCCCCATTCCGTTAAGTGAGGAGCGTTATGATGAACGTGGCTTTAATCAAGCGGAAGCAATTTGCAGACTGGTTAACAAACCAGTTCAGCATTTGTTAAGACGAGGGAATAATGAAAAACAGGCGAAAAAAGGACGACGTGAACGGCTGAACGCATCGAATCCGTTTCAACTCACGAAAGCAACAAATTACCGATCTGTGCTCCTTGTTGACGATATTTACACGACAGGGGTTACACTACATAAAGCAGCGCGAGTGCTAAGAGATGGGGGTGTCAAGGAAATTATTTCCTTGACAATAGTTCGAAGTTAA
- a CDS encoding TIGR03826 family flagellar region protein, producing MGELANCPNCSNLFVKGLRLVCDKCFKEDERNFETVYEFIRKKENRTATVAEVSKATGVSEKHIMKYVREKRLLPSNFPNLTYACRRCGKGIQEGKLCDDCQYTLRKDLIKDEELEALEKQNQKKPRSMTYFSIGRDKE from the coding sequence ATGGGGGAACTCGCAAATTGTCCAAATTGTAGTAACTTGTTCGTAAAAGGGCTCCGATTAGTATGTGATAAATGTTTTAAAGAAGATGAGCGAAACTTTGAAACAGTGTATGAATTTATTCGGAAAAAAGAAAATCGTACCGCAACCGTTGCGGAAGTGTCGAAAGCTACAGGTGTTAGTGAAAAACACATTATGAAATATGTCCGGGAAAAACGGTTGCTTCCATCTAACTTTCCTAATTTAACATATGCGTGCCGCCGTTGCGGAAAAGGCATTCAAGAAGGTAAGCTTTGTGATGATTGCCAATACACATTGCGTAAAGATTTAATAAAGGACGAGGAATTAGAAGCCTTGGAAAAACAAAATCAAAAAAAGCCACGAAGTATGACTTATTTTTCCATAGGGAGAGATAAAGAATAA
- the flgM gene encoding flagellar biosynthesis anti-sigma factor FlgM encodes MKVNGPNHIPYQSYKKQVGNQQVPASGKAAADKIEISSEAKKLLQNNPVQAARQEKVDAIKKAVQSGEYKVDPKATAEKMASFWSNKS; translated from the coding sequence ATGAAAGTTAATGGACCGAATCATATACCATATCAATCCTATAAAAAACAAGTGGGAAATCAACAAGTTCCAGCTAGTGGGAAAGCAGCAGCAGATAAAATTGAGATATCCAGTGAAGCGAAAAAACTTTTGCAAAATAACCCGGTGCAAGCAGCTCGTCAAGAAAAGGTCGACGCTATTAAGAAGGCAGTTCAGTCAGGGGAATATAAAGTAGACCCCAAAGCAACTGCTGAAAAAATGGCGAGCTTTTGGTCAAATAAATCATAA
- a CDS encoding flagellar protein FlgN: MSLQAVFHIMDELYEAHKQLLALSTEKTERLKDGDIEHLQPLLAKERKQARAIDLLEQKRQQVTTQWFQLIGKADEEQTVSRMLDLINDEADRNLLAEQYEKFILLLADIKNQEQLNRQMIEQSLQFIDLSLNMLQPSLQQVNYQKTPKDRPVQKRSVFDSKA; this comes from the coding sequence ATGTCCCTGCAAGCCGTTTTTCACATCATGGACGAGTTATATGAAGCCCATAAACAATTACTTGCCTTATCAACAGAAAAAACTGAACGGTTGAAAGATGGGGACATTGAACACCTTCAACCACTGTTGGCAAAAGAACGGAAGCAAGCGAGAGCCATTGATCTGCTGGAACAAAAGCGCCAACAAGTAACGACACAATGGTTTCAACTCATTGGTAAGGCTGATGAGGAACAAACAGTGTCCCGCATGTTGGACCTCATAAACGATGAAGCGGATCGAAATTTATTAGCGGAACAATATGAGAAATTCATTTTACTACTTGCAGATATTAAAAATCAGGAACAGTTGAACCGTCAAATGATAGAACAGTCACTACAATTTATCGATTTATCACTAAATATGCTACAACCATCATTACAGCAAGTGAACTATCAAAAAACGCCAAAAGATCGCCCCGTTCAAAAACGATCCGTTTTTGATTCGAAAGCGTAA